The sequence TATTCGATCACATGCAGGCGACGATATTCGGGGACCTAAACGCCAAAAACGTACGCGACATCCCGGTGCTGCAGCGCGAGTTGCAGGCGCGCTATGCGCGTCTGCTCATCTCGATCGCCACCGCTCCTACGCCGGGCACGCCGTTTGCGGCGCAAGCCGCTGCACGCGCCAAGCTCGACTCGTTGGCATCTTCGGTTTCGACGTCGCTACGGTCGACGTCGCTCGATGGCGACGCGCGCGCGCATCTCGAGCTGCTACGCTCGCTCGTCGCAACGGCGTTGAAGACGTAGAATATAGGGCGGCCCTTTACGGCCCGCCGGCGGACCATAAAGGTCCGCCCTACATAGCGGCGGACCATAAAGGTCCGCCCTACATAACGAGGGCCGACTAGCGTCGGCCCCTTCAGATCAGCTCGTCAGATACATCATGGCGGGGCGGTGGAGAAGCCGGTAGGGAGCGGTTGAGGAACGGTGCGGCGCACGCTGAACTCGATGCGGTCGTGCGCGCGTCCGGCGATTGCCTCTAACGCGAAACGCCCCGGACGCAGGCGCCAGATGGCGCTCGCGCTACCGTTTGAGGATAACTGCGAACCGTCCAATCGCCACCGAACCGTCGCATCCTTTGGCGCCGCAGCCTGGAATTCGAGCGCCTGGGCTCCGGTCGTTTCAGTCGCGGAGTCCGCGACGTGTAAGGCAAACGTGTCGCCGTCGCGCGGGAAGACGATGTGCACACCCGAGACGACGGGCGCAGACGTGAGCGTCACAGCGGTGCGAACGCCTGGCCCGCAGCAAGGCAACGGCCGCGTTGCAAAGTACGCGGCGAGATCCTGCGGATACAAATATTCCAAGACGGTGGCGGGGCACGTCGGTCCCGGAATGGCGCCGGTCGTGGCGCAGATCGGCTCGCGGACGAGGCCCGAAGGGGGAGCGAACGGGTAAGGATCGTGTCCTTCGTGCAGATGCAGCATGATGCAATTCCAGAGCGGCGCGGCTCCCGTCACCCCGGAGACGTTGCGCATCGGCCTGCCGTCGAAGTTGCCGACCCAGACACCCACCGTGTACTCGGTCGTATAGCCAACCGTCCACGTATCGCGATAATCCGATGACGTGCCAGTCTTCACGGCGGCGGGAAACGGCGGCGCGAGCATCGAGTCGACGCCGAAAGACGCGGCGCGCGCGTGCGCGTCGGCCAGCATGTCGGTGACAAGTGCCCAGCTGGGTGCGTCGCCGATGAGATCGTCCACAGCGGGAGCGGCGGCGCTGCCTTCGATCGTGCGCAGCGAAACGGCGGCGCCGCCGCGTGCGGCTGTGAGATACGCGTGCGTCAGCTCCCACAAACTCACTTCACCCGACCCAAGTGTCAGACCGAGCCCGTAGTATTCGGGCGGATGATTGAGATGCGAAAAGCCGAGCGCGTGCAGCCGGTCGAGAAACGATGCGACCCCGATGGACGAGAGAACTCGGACCGCAGGCACATTGAGGGAGTCGGCAAGTGCGATTCGCACGCGCACCGGGCCGAGATAGTCACCGGAGTAATCGCTCGGACTGTAGAGCTCGCCGCCGGGTATCGCGTAATACGAAGGGACGTCCTCGAGAATCGTGTTGGGATGGATCGACCGCGCTTGCAGTGCGAACTGGTAAAGGAAGGGTTTCAATGTCGAGCCGGGTTGGCGCAGGCTCTGAACCCCGTCGTTGCTGCCAAGGGCCGCTCGATCGAAATAGTTCGCCGAGCCGGCGTACGCGAGGACATCTCCGGTCCGGTTGTCCACGACGAGTGCCGCGGCTTGGTGTGCGTCGTGCCCGGCAAGGTCTAAAGTCGTCTGACGGACTTGCGCCTCGACAAACTCTTGCAGCGGGCGGTCGAGTGTGGTTCGAACGCGCGACGTGCCGGGCGGCAGCGCTGAAGCGACGTAGAAGAGGAAATGCGGCGCCGCGACGATGCCGCCCCCGCGCGGGCGAAGTGAGATATCCTCAGCACTCGCCGCGGACGCTTGCGACTGCGTGACATATCCGTCCGCGACCATGCGCCCGAGCACGTAGGACTGGCGTGCACGAAGGGCCGCCAGCTTGTCGTACGGATCGAGGCCGGTCGGATCGTTCGGCAACGCGGCCAGGAGACTCGCCTGCGCGAGGTCGAGGCGAGCCGCCGTCGTGTCGAAGTAGGTGCGTGAGGCAGCCTCTACTCCATAGACGTTCCCACCCATTGGGAGACGGTTGACGTAGGCCTCAAGGATCTGGGAGCGGTCCGAGCCTGCCGCGATCCGCCACGCCCCCCAGATCTGCGCGGCCTTGCCTGCGACCCCTTCGCCGCTCGGCCCGAGCATGCGCGCGAGCTGCATCGTGATCGTCGACGCGCCGCTGACCACCTTGTGTTCTCGAAGCAGCTGCCATGCGGCACGGATCGCCGCCGCTCCGTCGAGCGGACCGTGATGCCAGAAACGACCGTCTTCGGCGGCGACGATCGCATGGACGAAGTCCGGCGCGACCTGGCCGAGGGGCACGTACGCCGTGTGTTCCTGGTCGCGCGAGAGCACCGTGCCGAGCGGCAGACCATTGCGATCGAAGAAGTCCACGGCCGGCGTGTCTGCCGTAAGCGCCGACGCACGGATCGGCGCGACGTACGGGATGAGTCGTAGAACGGCGCACGCAAGGGCGGCGAAGAACGCGATGCGGATGCCCGGGCGGCGCGTAAACGCGAACAGACGAACGAGGAATGTGCGCACGTGCTCAAGCATCTCAAAGGTACGCGCGGATGTCGCGATGGATTCGCATGGACGGACGGTTAGTCATGCAGACGATCGGCGTCGCTTACGTGCCGGTACGACGTATACGCATCGGCGTCTTTGCCGTGTTGGCCGTCGCCTTCGCCGGCGGCTGCGCGCATCGCGCAGTGCCGTTGGCCGCCGTGGCGCCGCTGCCGGCGCCGTCGGTCGCGCCGTGGATCGAACAGATCAGCCCGCTCGGGCAAGCAGACACGCTTTCACAGATCCGCATCATCTTCAAGTCGCCGATCGTTCCCGTCACGAGCATCGAAAGCCCGGCGACGCAGAGCGTGCTCGCGAAATTCTCCGTGGAGCCTGCTCTTGCAGGCCATTTCCGCTTGCTCACGCCGCGCATGGTCGGATTCCAAGCCGATGCCGCCATTCCGATGGCCACGCGCGTGAAGGTCACGCTGGCCGCCGGACTTGCAGATCTCTCGGGTCACACGCTGACGTCCGATCTCTCATGGACGTTCAACACGCAGCCGGTCACGCTGACCAATCTTCCAGGCACCGCGGACGACGGCTCGCCGCAAGACGAGCCGACGCCGAGCGCACTGAATCCCGTGCTCAAAGTTCGCGCCAACACCGAACTCGATATCGAGTCGTTACGCGACCATACCACACTGTCAGCCAAAGGCGGAACGTCCGTTCCGATCGACGTTGAACGCGACACCTCGACACCGGGTCCGGATTCGGGCGACGGAGACACGAGCGATTCGACGACGGCCTTTGACGCATCGCAGAATTCGTGGAACTACACGATCGCGCCGCGCTCCGATCTTGCCAAGGGCACGCACTACTCGCTAAAATTCTTGCCGGGCATCGCGCCGGCGAACGGCAATCTCCCGAGCACCGATACGTTCGTCGGCCAAGTCGTCACCTATTCGCCGCTCGCGCTGCAGAAAACAGAGATAACCGGCGAGCCGAACGCCGAAGGGCCTGCCGGCAGATTCGTCAACGGAATCATCCAGCTCGATTTCAATAACCCGCTCGATGCCGCATCGGCGAACACAAATGTGACCGTACAACCGGCGCCATCCGATCCGAAAAGCCTCGTCTACGCATACGACGGCGACAACACGATCGGAATCAATCCCGCGGTCTTGAGCCCGGACACGGCCTACACGATCACGATCCACGCGGGCCTGAAAGACCAATTCGGTCAGACGCTGGACAAAGATGTGACGGCGCACTATCGGTCCGGCGATCTCGCCGGGGACATCTGGGCCGCACAGGATTTCCATATCTTCCCGATCGGCACCGGCCTGCGGCTGGACATCGCAACGGTCAATCTGCCGAAATCCGGCTTCCGCGCGGCATATCGAGCGCTCACGCCGGACGACCTTGTCTGGTTCGATCCGTCCGGGAGCAACGTGTCGACGATTCTCCCCGACGATTCCGCGTGGTCGACGGTTCCCGTGACCGGACAGCGCAATCAACTCGTGACTACGTCGGTGCCGATCGAAGACCGCTTGGGAAGCAAGAGCGGCGTGCTTGCATACGGCATCGAAGCCGACACGAATCAATACCACGACGACGGAGGGACCAAATGGCGGACGCGTCAGATGCTCGGCGTCGTCCAGCTCACCGACCTCGGTGTCTTCGCGCAGTTCTTTCCGGCGCAGGCAATCGTGCGCGTCAATCATCTTTCCGACGGCGCACCGGCAAGCGGCGCGACCGTGCAGATCTACCGCTCGTATTCGTCATACGACAGCACGATCGGAAGTCTGACGAGTCCGTGCGCGGTCGGCGCGACCGATGCCACCGGCGTGGCGCGATTCGGGAGCGCCGCGATCGCGGAGTGCATGTCCGGTTACGTCTCGACGAACACGGATACGGATCAAGCGCCCGACCTCCTGACCGTCGTCCGCACGAACACCGACTGGTCGTACGTCCGCACGCTTTCGTACGACGGTGCGTGGCAAGACGGCCTCGACGGCGATTGGGGTCAAGGCCGTCCACAATCGCGCGGCGCGATCTATACGGATCGTCAGTTGTATCAGCCCGGCGAAACCGTCAAGATCGCAACGGCGGCGTTCGCGCTTGCCGGCGGCCAGCTCAAACGTGAGACCGGCGCACAATTCCGCGTCGCGCTCGACGATCCGAACGGCAATCACTCGCTCGTCGGCACGGCGACCGCCGATTCGTTCGGAAGCTTCAGTCAGTCGCTCACGCTCGCGCAGAATCAGCCGCTCGGATATTACGCGCTCACCGCAACCGGCGATGACGGCGTCACGATCACCGGCGGTTTCCGCGTGGCCCGGTTCCGCGCGCCCAATTTCAAAGTCGCGCTGACGCTTGACAAGTCGTATGCACAAGCTGGGTCGACGGTAAACGCGACCGGGATGAGCACGTACCTGTTCGGCGCGCCCGTGCAGGGCGGCAAGACGCAAGTGTTCGTCACGCGCGCACAGATGTCGCCCGCGCCGAAGGGCTGGGACGCCTATAGCTTCGGGCCGCAATGGTTCTGGCCGGACCAGCCGCCGACCGTGACGAGCGATGTTCTCCAAGCCAACGGAACCGTCGACCAAAGCGGCGCGAGTTCGCAAGCGGTGAGCGTTGCGGCCGACCTTCCGTACCCGATGTCGTATCGCGTCGATCTGCAGACAACCGACATCTCCAATCTTTCGGTTGCGGATTCCCAATCGTTCACGGCCCTGCCATCGCTTTCGCTCATCGGATTGAGCAACGACTGGGTCGCCACGGCCGGCAAACCATTTTCCGTGCACGTCGTCGTCGTGGACCCGGACGGGAAACCGCTCGCGGGCAAAGCCGTTCATCTCGACCTGCAATCCATGAAATATATCTGGGCCGGTCAGATCGTGGAAGGCGGCGAGGCTCCGCAGGACCGCGTGATCTATTCGAGCGTGGCGTCGACGGACGTGACGTCTAGCGACTCGGATCAGACGGTTTCGCTGACTGCGCCGGCATCGGGTTCGTACCGCATTCGCGCGAATCTCGGCGGCGCGACATCGGAGGCAACCGCGTCCGACAGCATCATCTACGTGGCCGGCGACGAGCCGTATTCGTGGGGCAGTGAGAACCAGTCCGGTCTCAACGTCAAGCTCGACAAGAAGACGTATAAGATCGGTGACACCGCAACCGCGCTCATCGAGTCGCCATATCCGCGCGGTCAACTTTACTTCGCGGTCGTGCGGCGCGGCGTCATCACGTCGCAGATGTTGCAAGTGAGCGGGAGCGCGCCGCGAGTCTCGTTCCGCGTGACGCCGGACATGCTGCCGAATGCCGCGGTCGAGGCGGTGCTGGTCCGCCAGGGCGCGGCCCTCGCGAGTCTGGCTTCGGGGAGCCTCGACAGTCTTGCGCGCGCCGGTTTCGCGCCGTTTGAGACCGATGTGAGCGCGCATCATCTCAATCTCAAACTGCGCTTGGGCTCCGCGACCGTCCAGCCCGGGCAAGAGCAGAGCGTCGCTCTTTCACTGCTCGATGCCGACGGGAAGCCGGCGAGCGGTGAATTTGCCGTCATGGTCGTGAACGAGGCGATCCTGCAATTGACCGGCTACCGTCCTCCGGATCTGCTGAAGACGGTGTTCGCCGATCAGCCGATCTCCACGCGGTTCTCAGATAATCGCGCCGACGTCGTGTTGAGCAAACAGAAACTCGCCGGCGAAAAGGGCTGGGGCTACGGCGGCGGTTTGAGCAGCGGCGCAGCCGGCACGCGCGTGCGCACGAATTTCCAACCGATCGCGTACTTCAACGGCGCCGTCCGCACCGACGCAGCCGGACACGCGCGCATCTCGTTCACGCTGCCCGACGATCTCACGACGTGGCGCGTGATGGCGGTGGCGATCGGTGCGCCCGGATCCGCGGGTGCGCCCGATCCACTGACGTTCGGTTCCGGCGACACGACGTTTATCGCAAACAAACCGCTCGTCACGAACGCACTGCTGCCGCAATTCGCCCGCCCGGGTGACGACTTCCAAGGGGGCGTGAGCATCACGAACTCCACAGGCGCAGTAGCGCAAGCGACCACGACGCTTGCTCTGACAGGGCCGCTGGCGCTCGTCGGGTCGTCGGCGACGCAGACCGTGAGCGTGCCGACCGGCACGAGCGCATTCCGTTCGGAAATGCGCATAACGGGCCTGGGCACATCCACGGTTCGTTATGACACCCGGCTTGGCGCGTCGTCCGATGCATTCTCCGTGCCGCTCGACATCGTGGGCAACGCGGTGATGGAGTCGACCGCCGACACCGGCTCGACGCAATCGCGCGCAACAGTACCCATCGAAGTCGGCACGGATGTGGCCCGCGACGCGGGCGGCCTGGACGTCACGCTCGCAAGTTCGCTCGTGCCTCTTGTCGCCGGCACTGCCGCCGACGCAGGCGACTTCGACGACCTACTGCCGTTTGCCGAGCCGGCCGCGAGCCGCCTGCGCATGGTCGCCGACATCGCGGTCATCGAGAAGAAGTACGACCAGTCGATTCTCAACGTGGCCGTGACCGGTCAAGCCATTCTCGCCATAAACGAACTCAAAGCGCTCCAGCAGAGCAACGGCGGCATCGCAGAATGCCCGTGCGGCAGCCGTGCCGCACCGCTCGTCAGCGCGTATGCGGGCTCGGCGTTGGGGCGTGCGAGAGATGCGGGTCTCGCCGTCGATGCCGCGCTCGTGCGCGGCTTGACGGGCTATCTGCAATTGAACCTCGCCAATCCGTACGACGACTACTGCAAGTCGGACGCGTGCGCGGCCGAGCTGCGTTTCGCGGACCTGCAAGCGCTCGCCGCGCTGGGCGACCGGCGAACGGATTTCTTGCCGATGATCTATGCCAACCGCGATCAGTTGGGCGATGCGACCCGGCTCGCGCTCGCGCGCTATCTCTCGCAAACGCCCGGCTGGGATTCGCAAGCCACGGCGATGAGCGATGCGTTCGAAAAGAACGTCTATATCACCGCGCGCGGCGCGGCGATCGGTCTCGCGCCCGAGTCGCAGTGGTACGATTCGCAGACGTCGGTGCAGGCGCTGATGCTTCGCTTGCTCGTCGTGCGCTCCGCTCCCACCGATCTGCAAGACAATGCGCTGCGCAGCCTGCTCGGTATGCGGCGCAACGGCTCGTGGGGCGACACCTTCAACGATGCCGAAGCCCTCGATGCGATCGTCGATTACGGTGCCGCACAGGATCCGGCGCCGGCCTTCACCGCGATCGCCGCGCTTGGCGGCGCGAACATCGCGAGCGAAACCTTCAACGGGTATGTCCGGCCGCTTCGGAGCGCACACGTTCCGATGGCAACGATCCCGGCGGGCAAATCCGAACTCAGCCTGAGCGTGACCGGCACCGGAACGCTGCACTACACGGTCGCGTATCAATACCGCCCGAGCGAGGGCCAACCCGGCGTCCTCGCCGGCTTGCGCGTGCTCCGCGAAGTGCGCGCCGCGAATCAAGACCAAGTGCTTGCCTCGATCGGACTCAGCGTACCCGCGCAGCCGATCTCACTGCCGGCGGCGAACGTCTTCGACGTCGGGCTGCAGATCATCACCGATCACTTCGTGGATCACGTCGTCATCGAAGACCCGCTGCCGGCCGGGTTCGAGGCGGTCGACGCATCGTTCGCCACGTCGACTCCTTACTTCCAGGCGAAGGGCGACCCGTGGCAGATCGACTACCAGGTGATCGATCGCGACAAGATCAGAGCCTTCGCCACGACGCTGCCGCCGGGGATCTACGATATCCATTATCTCGTGCGCACTGTGACGCCGGGAACGTTCGTCTGGCCGGGCGCGCGCGCGTACCTGCTCTATTCGCCTGAAGAATTCGGCCGAACGGCATCCGCGCAACTGGTTGTGACGACCCGATGATCGGGCGACCGAAAAAAGCCGCCGTGAATATCGTCATCGGGATCGCGGCGGCGATTGCGTTGTCGGGCGCCGCCGGTTCGAGGCCTTCAGGCGAGACCGGCGGGCCACATCCCTATCCGGCGGTCGCCGCACTGCCGGCCCCGTCGCTGCCGCCGTGGATCGTCCAGCTGAGCCCGACGCAGCAAGCGGATCCCCTCGCGCAGATCCGCGTGCGCTTCAATGCGCCGGTGATCCCACTCGAAGAGATCGAGAGCGCGCAGACGCAGGCCGCGCTGAGTCAT comes from Candidatus Eremiobacteraceae bacterium and encodes:
- the pbpC gene encoding penicillin-binding protein 1C — its product is MRTFLVRLFAFTRRPGIRIAFFAALACAVLRLIPYVAPIRASALTADTPAVDFFDRNGLPLGTVLSRDQEHTAYVPLGQVAPDFVHAIVAAEDGRFWHHGPLDGAAAIRAAWQLLREHKVVSGASTITMQLARMLGPSGEGVAGKAAQIWGAWRIAAGSDRSQILEAYVNRLPMGGNVYGVEAASRTYFDTTAARLDLAQASLLAALPNDPTGLDPYDKLAALRARQSYVLGRMVADGYVTQSQASAASAEDISLRPRGGGIVAAPHFLFYVASALPPGTSRVRTTLDRPLQEFVEAQVRQTTLDLAGHDAHQAAALVVDNRTGDVLAYAGSANYFDRAALGSNDGVQSLRQPGSTLKPFLYQFALQARSIHPNTILEDVPSYYAIPGGELYSPSDYSGDYLGPVRVRIALADSLNVPAVRVLSSIGVASFLDRLHALGFSHLNHPPEYYGLGLTLGSGEVSLWELTHAYLTAARGGAAVSLRTIEGSAAAPAVDDLIGDAPSWALVTDMLADAHARAASFGVDSMLAPPFPAAVKTGTSSDYRDTWTVGYTTEYTVGVWVGNFDGRPMRNVSGVTGAAPLWNCIMLHLHEGHDPYPFAPPSGLVREPICATTGAIPGPTCPATVLEYLYPQDLAAYFATRPLPCCGPGVRTAVTLTSAPVVSGVHIVFPRDGDTFALHVADSATETTGAQALEFQAAAPKDATVRWRLDGSQLSSNGSASAIWRLRPGRFALEAIAGRAHDRIEFSVRRTVPQPLPTGFSTAPP
- a CDS encoding Ig-like domain-containing protein, translating into MSRWIRMDGRLVMQTIGVAYVPVRRIRIGVFAVLAVAFAGGCAHRAVPLAAVAPLPAPSVAPWIEQISPLGQADTLSQIRIIFKSPIVPVTSIESPATQSVLAKFSVEPALAGHFRLLTPRMVGFQADAAIPMATRVKVTLAAGLADLSGHTLTSDLSWTFNTQPVTLTNLPGTADDGSPQDEPTPSALNPVLKVRANTELDIESLRDHTTLSAKGGTSVPIDVERDTSTPGPDSGDGDTSDSTTAFDASQNSWNYTIAPRSDLAKGTHYSLKFLPGIAPANGNLPSTDTFVGQVVTYSPLALQKTEITGEPNAEGPAGRFVNGIIQLDFNNPLDAASANTNVTVQPAPSDPKSLVYAYDGDNTIGINPAVLSPDTAYTITIHAGLKDQFGQTLDKDVTAHYRSGDLAGDIWAAQDFHIFPIGTGLRLDIATVNLPKSGFRAAYRALTPDDLVWFDPSGSNVSTILPDDSAWSTVPVTGQRNQLVTTSVPIEDRLGSKSGVLAYGIEADTNQYHDDGGTKWRTRQMLGVVQLTDLGVFAQFFPAQAIVRVNHLSDGAPASGATVQIYRSYSSYDSTIGSLTSPCAVGATDATGVARFGSAAIAECMSGYVSTNTDTDQAPDLLTVVRTNTDWSYVRTLSYDGAWQDGLDGDWGQGRPQSRGAIYTDRQLYQPGETVKIATAAFALAGGQLKRETGAQFRVALDDPNGNHSLVGTATADSFGSFSQSLTLAQNQPLGYYALTATGDDGVTITGGFRVARFRAPNFKVALTLDKSYAQAGSTVNATGMSTYLFGAPVQGGKTQVFVTRAQMSPAPKGWDAYSFGPQWFWPDQPPTVTSDVLQANGTVDQSGASSQAVSVAADLPYPMSYRVDLQTTDISNLSVADSQSFTALPSLSLIGLSNDWVATAGKPFSVHVVVVDPDGKPLAGKAVHLDLQSMKYIWAGQIVEGGEAPQDRVIYSSVASTDVTSSDSDQTVSLTAPASGSYRIRANLGGATSEATASDSIIYVAGDEPYSWGSENQSGLNVKLDKKTYKIGDTATALIESPYPRGQLYFAVVRRGVITSQMLQVSGSAPRVSFRVTPDMLPNAAVEAVLVRQGAALASLASGSLDSLARAGFAPFETDVSAHHLNLKLRLGSATVQPGQEQSVALSLLDADGKPASGEFAVMVVNEAILQLTGYRPPDLLKTVFADQPISTRFSDNRADVVLSKQKLAGEKGWGYGGGLSSGAAGTRVRTNFQPIAYFNGAVRTDAAGHARISFTLPDDLTTWRVMAVAIGAPGSAGAPDPLTFGSGDTTFIANKPLVTNALLPQFARPGDDFQGGVSITNSTGAVAQATTTLALTGPLALVGSSATQTVSVPTGTSAFRSEMRITGLGTSTVRYDTRLGASSDAFSVPLDIVGNAVMESTADTGSTQSRATVPIEVGTDVARDAGGLDVTLASSLVPLVAGTAADAGDFDDLLPFAEPAASRLRMVADIAVIEKKYDQSILNVAVTGQAILAINELKALQQSNGGIAECPCGSRAAPLVSAYAGSALGRARDAGLAVDAALVRGLTGYLQLNLANPYDDYCKSDACAAELRFADLQALAALGDRRTDFLPMIYANRDQLGDATRLALARYLSQTPGWDSQATAMSDAFEKNVYITARGAAIGLAPESQWYDSQTSVQALMLRLLVVRSAPTDLQDNALRSLLGMRRNGSWGDTFNDAEALDAIVDYGAAQDPAPAFTAIAALGGANIASETFNGYVRPLRSAHVPMATIPAGKSELSLSVTGTGTLHYTVAYQYRPSEGQPGVLAGLRVLREVRAANQDQVLASIGLSVPAQPISLPAANVFDVGLQIITDHFVDHVVIEDPLPAGFEAVDASFATSTPYFQAKGDPWQIDYQVIDRDKIRAFATTLPPGIYDIHYLVRTVTPGTFVWPGARAYLLYSPEEFGRTASAQLVVTTR